The following are encoded together in the Naumannella cuiyingiana genome:
- a CDS encoding N-acetyltransferase family protein: protein MSPVSIREATAADAAACREIYAHYVTDTVITFEYEVPTSDQMAARIEAAHAWLVAERDDRVVGYAYAGPHKARAAYDWSCEVSVYLAPGLRRTGAGRALYEALFAVLRERGYAMTVAGITLPNPASEGLHAALGFEPVGVFRRIGWKFDAWHDVYWCQRAL, encoded by the coding sequence GTGAGTCCTGTGTCCATCCGCGAGGCGACCGCGGCCGATGCGGCGGCCTGCCGCGAGATCTATGCGCATTACGTCACCGACACGGTGATCACGTTCGAGTACGAGGTGCCGACCAGCGACCAGATGGCGGCCCGGATCGAGGCGGCGCACGCCTGGCTGGTGGCCGAACGCGACGATCGCGTCGTCGGGTACGCCTACGCCGGCCCGCACAAGGCCCGCGCGGCCTATGACTGGTCGTGCGAGGTGAGCGTCTACCTCGCGCCCGGGCTGCGGCGCACCGGCGCGGGCCGGGCGCTGTACGAGGCGCTGTTCGCGGTGCTCCGCGAGCGCGGGTACGCGATGACCGTCGCCGGGATCACCCTGCCGAACCCCGCCAGCGAGGGCCTGCACGCCGCCCTCGGGTTCGAGCCCGTCGGGGTGTTTCGCCGGATCGGGTGGAAGTTCGACGCCTGGCACGACGTGTACTGGTGCCAGCGGGCGCTGTGA
- a CDS encoding phage holin family protein, with amino-acid sequence MRNFVIGTVTSALALWVTVALLPGVALIPYASGTLPAVLTYLAVALIFGLVNGIIAPVIKFVTFLFYVITLGLFGLLVNGFLFWLVSVISDQLGFGLRVDGFWWGVGGAIVMGIAAALIGLITGPLRKRETAR; translated from the coding sequence ATGCGGAACTTCGTAATCGGCACCGTCACCAGTGCCCTCGCGCTGTGGGTCACGGTGGCACTGCTGCCGGGGGTCGCGCTGATTCCCTACGCCTCCGGGACCCTCCCGGCCGTCCTGACCTATCTCGCCGTCGCGTTGATCTTCGGGCTGGTCAACGGGATCATCGCGCCGGTGATCAAGTTCGTGACGTTCCTGTTCTATGTGATCACGCTCGGCCTGTTCGGCCTGCTGGTGAACGGATTCCTGTTCTGGCTGGTGTCGGTGATCTCCGACCAGCTCGGCTTCGGGCTGCGCGTCGACGGGTTCTGGTGGGGCGTCGGCGGGGCGATCGTGATGGGTATCGCGGCGGCGCTGATCGGGCTGATCACGGGTCCGTTGCGCAAGCGCGAGACCGCGCGCTGA
- a CDS encoding SCO6745 family protein, producing the protein MARRYPDEARAAARTAYTRIEPLHVVAYFNPEAQAASEGVQADPRAWYFGVRAQPMGEAAPAVVAAAFHSFNPVMVDRVWPRVLKVGLETLAGARTEMLDRALRTAFGELVDSPDLPALVDAISDLNATLPLGGRPLGAAWAEAPATGIDHVDLWQELTILREWRGDGHIAVLNHAGLGRVEAIALHLAEHPDPPKGHVGGPPREQALKLRDWSESDWQDAVAALVERGLIEPAGGRLSEAGVELIDELEAATDDAAAYPWREAEARELLERLRPFTKAVLASGFLPWVAARGGS; encoded by the coding sequence ATGGCGCGACGGTACCCGGACGAGGCGCGAGCGGCGGCGCGCACGGCGTACACCCGGATCGAACCGCTGCACGTGGTCGCCTATTTCAATCCCGAGGCCCAGGCCGCCTCGGAGGGCGTCCAGGCCGATCCGCGTGCGTGGTACTTCGGGGTTCGCGCCCAGCCGATGGGCGAGGCGGCGCCGGCCGTGGTCGCGGCCGCCTTCCACAGCTTCAACCCGGTGATGGTGGACCGGGTCTGGCCGCGGGTGCTCAAGGTGGGTCTGGAGACTCTGGCCGGGGCCCGCACCGAGATGCTGGATCGCGCGCTGCGCACGGCATTCGGCGAGCTCGTCGACTCCCCGGACCTGCCCGCGCTGGTCGACGCGATCAGCGACCTGAACGCCACGCTGCCGCTCGGCGGCCGGCCGCTCGGTGCGGCCTGGGCGGAGGCGCCGGCGACCGGGATCGATCATGTCGACCTGTGGCAGGAGCTGACGATCCTGCGGGAGTGGCGAGGCGACGGACACATCGCGGTGCTGAACCATGCCGGGCTGGGGCGCGTCGAGGCGATCGCCCTGCATCTCGCGGAGCATCCCGACCCGCCGAAGGGCCATGTCGGCGGCCCGCCGCGCGAGCAGGCGCTGAAGCTGCGCGACTGGTCGGAGAGCGATTGGCAAGATGCCGTCGCGGCGCTGGTCGAGCGTGGCCTGATCGAACCCGCGGGCGGCCGGCTCAGCGAGGCCGGGGTGGAGCTGATCGACGAGCTGGAGGCGGCCACCGACGACGCCGCGGCGTACCCGTGGCGCGAGGCGGAGGCCCGCGAGTTGCTGGAGCGGCTCCGGCCCTTCACCAAGGCCGTGCTTGCCTCGGGCTTCCTGCCCTGGGTGGCGGCGCGCGGCGGATCCTGA
- a CDS encoding MFS transporter, with translation MSQLSASVSLKSSTGRWVLAAATLGSGMALLDSTVVNVALRRIGEDLGASLSDLQWISNGYLLSLASLILLGGSLGDHFGRRRIFVIGVAGFAIASLACGLAPTPAVLIIARIAQGVAAALLTPGSLAMIQGAFAQRDRARAIGTWSGLGSVATAIGPFLGGWLVQYASWRWVFLINLPIAAITLYAARHVPETRDPEAVKGFDIPGAILGSLGLAGITYALIEWTALPSIAVPALIIGLLAGLAFVINERRSRNPMMPTGLFASRQFSAANAMTLLTYAALGAVMFFLVLQLQVVSGFDALAAGLSTLPVTIMMILLAGRGGALAAKIGPRLPMTIGPLLCAVGTLLLARVGPQVNYWLDVAAPLTIFGLGLATLVAPLTATVLAAAPDHHAGIASGINNAVARAGSLLAVAALPLMVGLSGGDYADPVVFDRGYRAAMLWSAALLAAGGVVSWFTIRNPEQPTARTD, from the coding sequence ATGAGCCAGCTGTCGGCGAGCGTCTCCCTCAAGTCCTCGACCGGGCGCTGGGTGCTCGCCGCCGCCACGCTGGGCTCGGGGATGGCGTTGCTGGACAGCACGGTCGTCAATGTCGCCCTGCGCCGGATCGGTGAGGACCTCGGCGCCAGTCTGTCGGACCTGCAGTGGATCTCGAACGGCTACCTGCTCAGCCTCGCCTCCCTGATCCTGCTCGGCGGATCCCTCGGCGACCACTTCGGTCGGCGGCGGATCTTCGTGATCGGGGTCGCGGGCTTCGCCATCGCCTCGCTGGCCTGTGGGCTCGCCCCGACCCCTGCTGTGTTGATCATCGCCCGGATCGCCCAGGGCGTCGCCGCGGCGCTGCTCACCCCGGGCAGCCTGGCCATGATCCAGGGCGCCTTCGCGCAGCGCGACCGCGCCCGGGCGATCGGCACCTGGTCGGGCCTGGGCAGCGTCGCCACCGCGATCGGCCCGTTTCTCGGCGGTTGGCTGGTGCAGTACGCGAGCTGGCGCTGGGTGTTCCTGATCAATCTGCCGATCGCGGCGATCACGCTGTACGCCGCCCGGCACGTGCCGGAGACCCGGGACCCCGAGGCGGTCAAGGGCTTCGACATCCCGGGCGCGATCCTCGGCAGCCTGGGGCTGGCGGGCATCACCTACGCGCTGATCGAGTGGACCGCACTGCCCTCGATCGCGGTGCCCGCGCTGATCATCGGTCTACTCGCCGGGCTCGCGTTCGTGATCAACGAGCGCCGCTCGCGAAACCCGATGATGCCCACCGGCTTGTTCGCCTCGCGCCAGTTCTCCGCCGCCAACGCGATGACGCTGCTCACCTATGCCGCGCTCGGCGCGGTGATGTTCTTCCTGGTCCTGCAACTCCAGGTGGTGTCGGGATTCGACGCGCTGGCGGCCGGACTGTCCACCCTGCCGGTGACGATCATGATGATCCTGCTGGCCGGCCGGGGCGGGGCGCTGGCCGCGAAGATCGGCCCGCGGCTGCCGATGACGATCGGACCCCTGCTCTGCGCGGTGGGTACGCTGCTGCTGGCCCGGGTCGGCCCGCAGGTCAACTACTGGCTCGACGTCGCGGCGCCGCTGACCATCTTCGGCCTCGGGCTGGCCACCCTGGTCGCCCCGCTGACGGCCACCGTCCTGGCCGCCGCGCCGGATCACCATGCCGGCATCGCCTCGGGGATCAACAATGCCGTCGCGCGCGCCGGCTCGCTGCTGGCGGTAGCCGCGCTGCCGCTGATGGTCGGTCTGTCCGGCGGCGACTACGCCGACCCGGTGGTCTTCGACCGCGGCTACCGCGCGGCGATGCTGTGGAGCGCCGCCCTGCTGGCCGCCGGCGGGGTGGTGTCGTGGTTCACCATCCGCAACCCGGAGCAGCCGACTGCGCGGACCGACTGA
- a CDS encoding metal-sensitive transcriptional regulator, with the protein MGTHQHGYIGDKDDYLKRLRRIEGQVRGLHRMVDEEQYCIDILTQVSAVTKALQAVSLGLLEEHMGHCVVNAARESDEAADAKVREAADAIARLVRS; encoded by the coding sequence ATGGGCACGCATCAGCACGGCTACATCGGCGACAAGGACGACTACCTCAAGCGGTTGCGCCGGATCGAGGGGCAGGTCCGCGGCCTGCATCGGATGGTCGACGAGGAGCAGTACTGCATCGACATCCTGACCCAGGTCAGCGCCGTGACGAAGGCCCTGCAGGCGGTCTCGTTGGGCCTGTTGGAGGAGCACATGGGTCACTGCGTGGTGAATGCCGCCCGCGAGAGCGACGAGGCGGCGGACGCGAAGGTACGCGAGGCCGCCGACGCCATCGCCAGGTTGGTGCGCTCGTGA